The Deltaproteobacteria bacterium IMCC39524 DNA segment CTTCGCGTGCCAGGAGTTCAAATACTTTCTTGGCTTCGGCATTCTTCATCATCTCGGCACCACGCTTGTAAAAATCCATGGCATTTTTTTCTGTCTGCATGGCACGGCGAACAGCGTCCTTCAAATCGATGTTATCAAACATGTAAATCCTCCTGAGTTAATGGTGTATACGTTTCAAAGACGGGGAATATTAGCAGAAATTACAAACTTGCCAAATGAAAAATTACTTTTTCAGGTCAGTTTAAAAAGAAAAGGCGGATTAAGGTATCCGCCTTTTCTTTTTTGTCGCTTCTTATAAGCCTTGTGATGATTACGCTTCCGCTGCAGGTGGAACGAACACTCGTTGCCCAAGTTCTTCGTCAAGGCGCAGCAGGCCGTTGCCGTCGTCGCCGATGCGTTGCAACTTTTTCACGATCAAACCGAAGCTGGCTTCTTCTTCGACTTGTTCTGTGACAAACCACTGCAGGAATATCTGGGCCGCGTGATTATTGTCGCCACGGGCAAGATCCATCAGTTTGTTGATGCTGTCGGTCACAAAGTTTTCGTGTTTGAGAGAATATTCGAAGCAATCAAGGGGTGATTTATAGTCGTTCTGTGGAGCATCGAATCCGCGCATGTCTGAGCGGCCGCCGGCTTCACATATGAAATTGAAGAATTTTTCGCCGTGGGTGAGCTCCTCGAGAGCTTGGACTCTCATCCATGATGCGATACCAGGCAGGTCTTCTGCTTCGAAGTATCCGGCCATGGCCAGATAGAGATAACCAGAAAAAAACTCATTTTTCATCTGCTCGTTCATTGCGTCGAGCAAGTCTTTGCTGAACATTGGTGGAAGCCTCCTTCAAGATTAAGCGCTGATAGGGTTTGTAGTGTCTTACCTTTGAATTTATACCTTAGTGAACGAGTTTGCGCAATGCAGTGCAATAAAAAAAGCGGGGCTTTTCAGCCCCGCTTTTTATGTTTGTCTCTTTTTTGAAATCAGCGTACGCCGTCTTCAAAAATAATTTTCTGCAGCCCGTCGATCGCTGCATTGGCTTGCAAGCTTTCTCCCGTGAAAGGATTGCGGTAGGTGTAAGTGATGTAACTGCAATTACAGTCCGCAGGCATGAAGGCATCGTGCAGAACGAATTTTTTGCCATCGTTGCGGCGCGTTAGACCCATGATGCCGGTCTTGATGTCGTTACCGATGATGCTGTAATCAACCTTAGGTGCTTCAAAAAAGGTGATTTCGGTGACGGTGTCTACGG contains these protein-coding regions:
- a CDS encoding ferritin, producing the protein MFSKDLLDAMNEQMKNEFFSGYLYLAMAGYFEAEDLPGIASWMRVQALEELTHGEKFFNFICEAGGRSDMRGFDAPQNDYKSPLDCFEYSLKHENFVTDSINKLMDLARGDNNHAAQIFLQWFVTEQVEEEASFGLIVKKLQRIGDDGNGLLRLDEELGQRVFVPPAAEA